A stretch of DNA from Lawsonibacter asaccharolyticus:
AATAGAGTCGTAATGAGCAGCAGGGAGGGAAAAATGGAAAATTCCAGCGGCTCGGAAATATTCATGGTGATCATCAGGATCATGATGGACAGCGAGATATTAAGGATCAGCAGCACATCCAGCACACTGGGATGCAGCGGGATCACCAGGAACAGAACGATGACCACCACGATCAGGGATATTGCATTGTTGAGTATTCGTCTCATATCTCTTCCTGGAGCCTACTTTCTCATGGAATCTTCTGATCCATCCGATACAGATAAACCAATACCTCCGCCACTGCGTTATACAGCTCAGGCGGGATCACTCGGTTGAGGTCTGTGGAGGCATACAGCGCCCGGGCCAGCGGCACGTTCTCCACCACGGCCACCTTGTGCTCCTCTGCGGTACGCACGATCCTGGCCGCCAGTTCGTCCTGCCCCTTCGCCAGCACGATGGGCGCTGGGTCCCGATCCGGCTGGTAGCGCAGAGCCACCGCGAAATGGGTGGGGTTCCGGATTACCACGTCCGCCTTTGGCACCTGCTGCATCATTCTGGACTGAGCCATTTTCCGCTGGGTCTCCTTGATCTTTCCCTTGATTTTCGGATCTCCCTCTGTCTGCTTGAACTCCTCCTTGATCTCCTGTTTGGACATCCGGATCTGCCGCTCATAGTCCCACCACTGATAAAAGATATCTGCCGCAGCCAGCACCGCGAAGGCCGCCCCGATCTGCATGGACAGCAGGAAGCTCTCCTCAAACAGATGGGCACAGGCCGCCAAAAGATCGGTGTAAAGATATTTGGTAAACAGGTCCAGCACGTTGGTGATATACCGGAAAATCAGTATCAGAAGAACTGCGATCTTCAGCAGTCCTTTCAGCGCCTCCACAACACTGCGCAGGGAAAACAGCCGTTTCACTCCCTGCAGAGGGCTGATCCGGCTCAGCTTCGGCCTCAGGGACTCCCCTGAAACCAGCAGCTTTG
This window harbors:
- a CDS encoding flagellar biosynthetic protein FlhB, which codes for MADGQKTEKATPKKRRDERKKGNIFFSNDAVSVVVLLVSFLVLRLSANWIAAQIYEFLRYCMDLIAQPSMEVPAEGSGLFIHLLGTFVKAAVPLMAAAAAAGVVATFFQTKLLVSGESLRPKLSRISPLQGVKRLFSLRSVVEALKGLLKIAVLLILIFRYITNVLDLFTKYLYTDLLAACAHLFEESFLLSMQIGAAFAVLAAADIFYQWWDYERQIRMSKQEIKEEFKQTEGDPKIKGKIKETQRKMAQSRMMQQVPKADVVIRNPTHFAVALRYQPDRDPAPIVLAKGQDELAARIVRTAEEHKVAVVENVPLARALYASTDLNRVIPPELYNAVAEVLVYLYRMDQKIP